Proteins from a genomic interval of Undibacterium parvum:
- a CDS encoding translocation/assembly module TamB domain-containing protein, with amino-acid sequence MSSAQITPETQKENEVSVEVKTAMREKKGRASGQEIWSNLPSYLIRFALLLSLFISVLMVTFIGLCATESGTKKILQLAQYTSGGALSISGINGSLARQLQIDELTYIDTTSKFKASGIKLEWSPWALLHRQLELETLQVSSIKLASAPDPTPTQIPENLQLPIALHVKSAAIGSLLIADLLPDGNEHAIVKLTAITASLNTTEFQHKIAGAVSSPWGALQLQTVIQTSKPFKLKGEFSYRGQLNPAMPNLGIQGSAQGSLLELSLQGKAIADQAAQNPISAKNAVLQGGFETVLAPFASQPIRSLHADIAGLNPADFASSAPQALLHVRANLSAQQVRPVAEKKPAVVMPPLALIGHIAIENTQPARIDQQGLPLLSFDSDLHWDQSLIELKGTQLKLPGNGKVSGNARIQLAAIGLPLIESRFDLSGINLAQIDKHIQASNISGSLQAQTRSTNQGDTNQGDTNQGDTILTLQTRLTEPRASLNAEASYHLNDAADVLKLEKFELLSGSAQMRGQGEFSFSNKQKFNFQGELRRFDPARWIAGPTGNIDADLSVIGQLQTKLSLQVQLPRLQGSYAGQPLSGVLQLNLLESAALEISKMDLHWGKNSISGQGIWGSGKDGLQLKLDAPDLPALSSLLDINLTGSAQAELQLHGKISDPSAKLHIAAQGLGIEKQLHLAKLSADIDLENALQGGINAQLQVQEIRTKTNSDNAQLEQSVANAVKSAEHKKTVKLPLLAEQASVTIKGRRELHQIDGNLRFNAARQLQLNASGGVKMDQSKPPIWAGQLERLSISGHPDLKLATPMSIEAGAQLLKLGSAQFDGALGSLALEKFEWTPGQMKTRGKIDHLKVLELVNLVKPQSAVDGDLQVGVSWDLQLKDNIRGELNLQRQSGDVRVRDVDGTGKPLALEMKELQLSLALGGLIAGTDAERLSLKLDGSGKLLGNWHLNANSQVSKKDERWVLASNAALEGRLNADVPDLQWLGPWLNPGLALKGKLLVDASLAGILSAPKYQAQIDGRDLEVAFASEGLLLPNGILSAQLDEKQLKLKQLQFTNKITTMPQHAKFRDAKWLGQKGEFNAAGEIDWSKQSGSIEAKFQKFPVLQRKDRWLVVSGETSIKQTSDIWALVGNITTDGAYFKLPKSPPPSLSSDVIVKRGAASKAQADSAGEEKKAIKTRVDVNFDMGERFVFTGSGLDTGLAGSIRLRSSDGSPLQATGSIRTVGGVYEGYGQQLDIERGILNFQGSPSNPGLNIRALRTGLEVEAGVEVVGTVSSPQVRLVSEPVVPDAEKLSWLVLGRGSNQLGGSDASLLMSAASTIFGGDGSRNVPREIVQGIGFDEFSIGTADVGGGSKLPAQTVAGSTSVGSSSGDQVVSVGKRLLPGLVLSVERGLSDASGAVKLSWQLTRRISVIARSGTEASLDAYYTFSFH; translated from the coding sequence ATGAGTAGCGCGCAAATCACTCCCGAAACCCAAAAAGAGAACGAGGTCAGCGTTGAGGTGAAGACCGCGATGCGGGAGAAAAAAGGACGCGCTAGTGGCCAGGAAATTTGGTCGAACTTACCGAGCTACTTAATAAGATTCGCTTTGCTGCTGAGCTTGTTTATCAGCGTATTAATGGTTACGTTCATCGGGCTATGTGCGACAGAGTCGGGCACTAAAAAAATACTGCAGTTGGCGCAATATACCAGTGGCGGCGCTTTAAGCATCTCCGGTATCAACGGTAGTCTGGCGCGACAGTTACAGATAGACGAACTTACTTATATTGATACTACCAGCAAGTTCAAAGCGAGCGGCATCAAATTGGAGTGGAGTCCTTGGGCTTTATTACACAGGCAGCTAGAGCTAGAGACGCTGCAGGTATCGTCGATTAAATTGGCCAGTGCGCCCGATCCAACCCCTACGCAAATACCAGAAAACTTGCAACTGCCAATAGCGCTACATGTTAAGAGCGCTGCGATTGGTAGTCTATTGATCGCTGATCTGCTGCCCGATGGCAATGAGCATGCGATCGTGAAATTGACTGCGATCACAGCAAGTCTGAACACGACTGAGTTCCAGCACAAAATAGCGGGCGCTGTAAGCTCTCCCTGGGGGGCTTTGCAATTGCAAACCGTGATACAGACGAGTAAGCCTTTTAAGCTAAAAGGAGAATTTAGCTATCGCGGGCAACTCAATCCAGCTATGCCAAATTTAGGCATACAGGGTAGTGCGCAGGGTTCACTGCTGGAATTATCTCTGCAGGGCAAGGCCATTGCGGATCAAGCTGCGCAGAACCCGATTTCAGCCAAAAACGCTGTTTTGCAAGGTGGTTTCGAGACTGTGCTGGCGCCATTTGCTAGTCAGCCTATACGCTCTTTGCATGCCGATATCGCAGGCTTGAATCCTGCTGACTTTGCCAGTTCAGCGCCACAGGCACTTCTGCATGTTCGTGCAAATTTATCGGCTCAGCAAGTAAGACCCGTTGCAGAAAAAAAACCGGCAGTGGTGATGCCGCCGTTAGCCTTGATCGGTCATATCGCTATCGAAAATACTCAGCCGGCCAGGATAGATCAACAGGGCTTGCCTTTGCTGTCATTCGACTCTGATCTGCATTGGGATCAAAGTTTGATAGAACTCAAAGGGACGCAGTTAAAATTGCCAGGCAATGGCAAAGTGAGTGGAAACGCCCGCATACAATTAGCCGCAATTGGCTTGCCTTTGATTGAATCGCGCTTTGATCTGTCTGGAATTAATTTGGCTCAAATAGACAAACATATTCAAGCGAGCAATATATCCGGAAGCCTACAAGCACAAACTCGCAGCACAAATCAGGGCGACACAAATCAGGGCGACACAAATCAGGGCGACACAATTTTGACGCTGCAAACCCGCTTAACTGAGCCGCGTGCCAGTTTGAACGCCGAGGCCAGTTATCATTTAAACGACGCCGCAGATGTGCTGAAGTTGGAGAAATTTGAGCTTCTTTCAGGTAGTGCACAAATGCGAGGGCAGGGCGAATTTAGTTTTTCAAATAAGCAAAAATTTAATTTCCAAGGTGAATTGCGACGCTTTGATCCGGCACGCTGGATCGCTGGCCCAACTGGAAATATTGATGCAGATCTTTCAGTAATCGGACAGTTGCAAACTAAGCTGTCCTTGCAAGTGCAGTTGCCACGTTTGCAGGGGAGTTATGCAGGCCAGCCTTTGTCCGGCGTGCTGCAGTTAAATTTATTGGAAAGTGCGGCCTTAGAAATATCAAAAATGGATTTGCACTGGGGTAAAAATAGCATCAGCGGACAGGGCATATGGGGTAGCGGGAAAGACGGTCTGCAACTGAAACTCGATGCACCCGATTTGCCGGCCTTGTCTAGCCTGCTAGACATCAACCTGACTGGAAGTGCGCAAGCGGAGCTGCAATTACACGGGAAAATATCCGATCCATCGGCTAAGTTGCATATCGCGGCGCAGGGCTTGGGAATAGAAAAGCAGCTACACCTGGCAAAATTGAGTGCGGATATCGATCTGGAAAACGCCCTGCAGGGTGGCATTAACGCGCAGTTGCAGGTGCAAGAAATTCGAACTAAAACTAACTCGGATAATGCCCAACTAGAGCAGAGTGTGGCTAATGCGGTGAAATCCGCTGAGCATAAAAAAACAGTTAAATTGCCGTTGTTGGCGGAACAAGCCTCAGTGACGATTAAGGGAAGGCGCGAGCTACATCAGATCGATGGAAATTTGCGTTTTAATGCCGCACGTCAGTTGCAGTTAAATGCAAGCGGTGGCGTGAAGATGGACCAGAGTAAACCGCCAATATGGGCGGGCCAATTGGAACGCTTAAGTATTAGCGGACATCCAGATCTAAAGTTGGCTACACCGATGAGTATCGAGGCCGGCGCGCAATTACTTAAGCTGGGATCTGCGCAATTTGACGGTGCCTTAGGAAGCCTGGCGCTGGAAAAATTTGAATGGACACCAGGCCAGATGAAAACCCGCGGAAAAATTGATCATCTTAAAGTATTGGAGCTGGTCAACTTAGTTAAGCCGCAGTCGGCCGTCGATGGGGATTTGCAAGTTGGGGTCAGTTGGGATCTGCAACTAAAAGATAACATACGTGGTGAACTTAACTTGCAGAGACAGAGTGGCGATGTGCGAGTCCGAGATGTTGATGGGACTGGTAAGCCTTTAGCTCTGGAAATGAAAGAGCTGCAACTTAGCCTGGCGCTGGGGGGCTTGATAGCGGGTACCGATGCTGAACGCCTTTCCTTGAAATTAGATGGTTCTGGAAAACTCCTGGGAAATTGGCATTTGAATGCAAATTCTCAAGTGAGCAAGAAAGATGAACGATGGGTACTGGCAAGCAATGCTGCTCTTGAAGGTAGGCTCAATGCTGACGTGCCTGATCTGCAATGGCTGGGGCCTTGGCTAAACCCCGGCTTAGCGCTCAAAGGTAAATTGCTGGTGGATGCAAGTTTGGCGGGTATACTTTCAGCGCCAAAATATCAGGCGCAGATAGATGGCCGCGATCTGGAAGTCGCCTTCGCATCGGAGGGGCTGCTGTTACCAAATGGCATACTCAGTGCGCAGTTGGATGAAAAGCAACTAAAGCTTAAGCAACTACAGTTTACTAATAAAATTACTACTATGCCGCAGCATGCGAAGTTTCGTGACGCCAAGTGGCTAGGGCAAAAAGGCGAATTTAATGCAGCAGGGGAGATAGACTGGAGCAAGCAAAGCGGTAGTATAGAAGCAAAATTTCAGAAATTTCCAGTCTTGCAGCGTAAAGATCGTTGGCTGGTCGTCAGTGGTGAGACCAGTATTAAGCAAACTAGCGATATCTGGGCTTTGGTCGGCAATATCACTACCGATGGCGCCTACTTTAAGTTGCCTAAATCGCCGCCACCTAGCCTCTCCAGTGACGTCATCGTCAAACGTGGTGCCGCAAGCAAAGCGCAAGCGGATAGCGCTGGTGAAGAGAAAAAAGCCATCAAGACGCGGGTAGATGTTAACTTTGATATGGGGGAACGCTTTGTGTTCACCGGTAGTGGCTTAGATACTGGCCTGGCGGGCAGCATACGCTTGCGCAGTAGCGATGGCTCGCCACTACAAGCGACAGGGTCGATACGAACAGTAGGCGGAGTCTACGAGGGATACGGTCAACAATTGGATATAGAGCGAGGGATTTTGAATTTTCAAGGCTCTCCTAGTAATCCTGGTTTAAATATACGCGCCTTAAGAACCGGTCTTGAAGTCGAGGCTGGTGTTGAAGTGGTTGGTACCGTTTCCTCGCCTCAAGTACGACTGGTGTCCGAGCCGGTGGTACCCGATGCGGAAAAATTGTCTTGGTTAGTTCTGGGACGCGGATCAAATCAACTGGGTGGCAGTGACGCGAGTCTACTGATGTCGGCTGCCAGTACAATTTTTGGTGGCGATGGGAGTCGCAATGTACCGCGTGAGATCGTCCAGGGTATAGGGTTTGATGAATTTTCTATTGGCACTGCCGATGTCGGTGGCGGCTCTAAACTACCAGCGCAGACAGTGGCAGGATCTACCTCGGTAGGATCTTCATCCGGAGACCAGGTAGTGAGTGTTGGCAAGCGTTTGCTGCCAGGTTTGGTATTATCAGTGGAAAGAGGCTTGTCAGATGCCAGTGGTGCGGTTAAGTTAAGCTGGCAATTGACGCGACGTATCAGTGTAATTGCCCGGTCGGGTACAGAAGCATCGCTAGACGCCTACTACACCTTTTCTTTTCATTAA
- a CDS encoding cell envelope integrity protein TolA, whose amino-acid sequence MTNSSLTALSPMIGQRPVQWQSISLAAMVHVLLIVFLWVGVQWQNKESTAVEAEVWDMTTREAAPLPVIEMQLEPEKTIPKPEKIVTKEEPLEDPEIALAQEKKRKRIEKQKQEQELKLEQEREREREKDKALKLEKEKLAEQKKKLEKVAEKSKLDEAEKQKLAELAKQKSKEQASRDKAYEENMRRLTGQAGTSGSGGSGDAAKSTGNNRGDPSYAARIAAKVRSNTVFNTSDNSSNNPTVEYRIDLLPDGSLRGAIRKLKSSGVPAFDEAVEKAIEKSLPFPRDKSGEVPASIVYVHRMKE is encoded by the coding sequence ATGACAAACTCTTCTTTAACAGCTTTGTCGCCTATGATTGGGCAGCGGCCCGTGCAATGGCAGTCCATCTCTCTGGCTGCGATGGTGCATGTGCTGTTGATCGTATTTCTTTGGGTTGGTGTGCAGTGGCAAAATAAGGAATCGACTGCAGTCGAGGCTGAGGTGTGGGATATGACAACGCGCGAGGCCGCGCCTTTACCAGTAATTGAAATGCAGCTAGAGCCAGAAAAAACGATCCCAAAACCAGAAAAAATTGTGACTAAAGAAGAACCTCTGGAAGATCCGGAAATCGCTTTGGCGCAAGAGAAAAAACGTAAACGTATAGAAAAACAAAAGCAAGAGCAGGAATTAAAGCTGGAGCAGGAGAGGGAGAGGGAGAGGGAGAAGGACAAGGCTTTGAAGCTGGAGAAAGAAAAACTGGCTGAACAAAAGAAAAAACTTGAGAAAGTTGCGGAGAAATCTAAGCTCGACGAGGCCGAGAAGCAAAAACTAGCCGAACTGGCCAAGCAGAAAAGCAAAGAGCAGGCGTCTCGCGATAAAGCCTATGAAGAAAATATGCGTAGGCTGACAGGGCAGGCCGGTACTAGTGGTAGCGGCGGTAGTGGTGATGCCGCCAAATCGACTGGAAATAACCGTGGCGATCCTAGTTACGCAGCACGTATTGCGGCCAAAGTGCGCTCGAATACAGTTTTTAATACCAGCGATAATTCAAGTAATAATCCTACCGTAGAATATCGTATCGACCTATTGCCGGATGGCTCACTGCGTGGCGCTATTCGTAAATTAAAGTCCTCGGGCGTGCCCGCCTTCGATGAGGCGGTGGAGAAAGCAATAGAAAAATCATTGCCATTTCCACGCGATAAGTCTGGCGAGGTGCCGGCAAGTATTGTGTATGTTCATCGCATGAAAGAATAG
- the tolB gene encoding Tol-Pal system beta propeller repeat protein TolB: protein MKILLKTLMLKSLLLSVLVFTTAAQAQLRVEVSGVGSTQIPIAVASFSDEGLATQQLSAIIKDDLTRSGYFKLIDGVGVISETTSVNFGDLKSRGAEALVVGSVQRLSDGRFDVRYKLLDTIKSSTLSGFALASTPENMRLTAHRISDDIYEKLIGVRGAFATRVAYVTKAGNQYRLEIADADGEGVQVALRSNEPIISPAWSPDGTKVAYVSFEAKKPVVYVQNLITRERTVVANYKGSNSAPAWAPDGSKLAVSLSRDGLTQIYTVNANGSGLQRLTSSSGIDTEPQFSADGQSIYFLSDRSGGPQIYRMSSSGGDAKRVTFGGSYNITPRISPDGKTLAYISRREGKFQLYTLDLASGQEQRMSDTVKDESPSFSPNGRYIMYATESGRRGSLAVVSVDGKVKQKLTVQAGDIREPTWGPFMK from the coding sequence ATGAAAATATTGTTGAAGACCTTAATGTTGAAGAGCCTATTGCTAAGCGTATTAGTGTTTACGACTGCGGCACAGGCACAATTGCGCGTCGAGGTTTCCGGTGTAGGTTCCACTCAAATACCGATAGCTGTAGCCAGTTTTTCGGATGAAGGTCTGGCGACTCAGCAGCTTAGTGCCATCATTAAAGATGATTTGACGCGCAGCGGTTATTTTAAATTGATAGACGGAGTTGGCGTTATCTCTGAAACGACTTCGGTGAATTTTGGGGACTTGAAATCACGTGGGGCCGAAGCCTTGGTCGTTGGTAGCGTACAAAGACTCAGCGATGGGCGTTTTGATGTGCGCTATAAATTACTCGATACCATTAAATCTTCCACGCTATCTGGTTTTGCTTTGGCAAGCACGCCCGAAAATATGCGATTGACCGCGCATAGAATTTCCGACGATATTTATGAAAAATTAATCGGAGTGCGTGGCGCCTTCGCCACGCGGGTAGCTTATGTTACCAAGGCGGGTAATCAATACCGTCTGGAGATTGCCGATGCTGATGGGGAAGGCGTGCAAGTTGCATTGCGCTCGAATGAGCCAATTATTTCGCCGGCCTGGTCACCTGACGGCACCAAGGTCGCGTATGTTTCGTTTGAAGCAAAAAAGCCTGTGGTCTATGTGCAAAACCTGATTACCCGTGAGCGCACCGTGGTTGCCAATTACAAGGGCAGTAACTCTGCGCCAGCATGGGCGCCTGATGGTAGTAAGTTGGCGGTATCCCTGTCGCGTGATGGCTTGACGCAGATTTATACTGTGAACGCCAACGGTAGCGGCTTGCAAAGATTGACTAGTTCTAGCGGAATAGATACTGAGCCGCAATTTTCTGCCGATGGTCAGTCGATTTATTTTCTAAGTGATCGTAGTGGCGGGCCGCAGATTTACCGTATGTCCAGCTCAGGCGGAGATGCCAAGCGCGTGACTTTCGGTGGTTCTTACAATATCACGCCTCGTATCTCACCGGATGGCAAAACTTTGGCGTATATTTCACGTCGTGAAGGTAAATTTCAGTTATATACTTTGGATCTAGCTAGTGGGCAAGAGCAAAGAATGTCAGATACCGTCAAGGACGAGTCGCCGAGTTTCTCTCCGAATGGTCGTTACATTATGTATGCCACAGAATCTGGACGTCGCGGTTCGCTGGCGGTAGTTTCTGTTGATGGTAAAGTGAAGCAAAAGTTGACGGTGCAGGCTGGTGATATACGCGAGCCTACTTGGGGTCCCTTCATGAAGTAG
- the pal gene encoding peptidoglycan-associated lipoprotein Pal, protein MNFKNTSLALIISSLALITACSTPVKLDDKPVVEDKSTKVVTPVDTRTVSPVEATSVDPLNDPKGILSKRSVYFDYDSYVVKDEFKSLVEAHAKYLSANKGRKILIQGNTDERGGREYNLALGQKRAEAVRKALALLSVPEAQVEAVSLGKEKPKATGSDEASWAENRRADIVYQ, encoded by the coding sequence ATGAATTTCAAAAATACTAGTCTCGCCCTGATCATTTCCAGTCTTGCTTTGATCACCGCTTGCAGCACACCAGTTAAACTCGATGACAAACCTGTCGTCGAAGACAAGTCAACAAAAGTCGTCACACCAGTAGACACGCGCACTGTTAGCCCGGTTGAAGCAACTTCGGTCGATCCTTTGAATGATCCTAAAGGTATCTTGTCTAAGCGTAGTGTGTATTTTGACTATGATAGCTATGTGGTTAAGGATGAGTTCAAATCTTTGGTGGAGGCCCATGCTAAATATTTGTCCGCGAATAAAGGCCGTAAGATTTTAATTCAAGGTAATACCGATGAACGCGGTGGCCGTGAATACAATTTGGCTCTGGGTCAAAAACGTGCAGAAGCAGTCCGCAAGGCCTTGGCTTTATTGAGTGTGCCTGAAGCGCAAGTAGAAGCGGTTTCCCTGGGTAAAGAAAAACCTAAGGCCACCGGTAGCGACGAAGCCTCTTGGGCAGAAAACCGTCGTGCTGATATTGTTTATCAATAA
- the ybgF gene encoding tol-pal system protein YbgF, with product MKFLSLTKFSAVAVLAAALAPGLASAGLFDDDEARRAILDIRAKIDAVNVRVDTKADKSSALDLANQNEVLRSEIAKLRGQIEVLTNDLTNAQRRQQDFYVDLDNRLRKIEPKKMTVDGKESTVEVNEQRSYDAAMALFKAADYKSASAAFSAFVVNYPLSAYAGAAQYWLGNSYYAQRDCKNTITALQPMLKSLPDHPKTPDAMLNIAACQLELKDKPANKKTLEAIIAHYPDSEAAQAAKSRLAAGK from the coding sequence ATGAAATTTCTCTCTTTAACTAAATTCTCCGCTGTGGCCGTCCTCGCCGCCGCGCTTGCTCCTGGCCTGGCTTCTGCCGGCCTGTTCGATGATGATGAGGCGCGTAGAGCAATTCTCGATATTCGCGCCAAGATCGATGCAGTGAATGTCAGAGTGGACACTAAGGCGGACAAGAGTAGTGCACTTGATTTAGCCAATCAAAATGAGGTGTTGCGCAGTGAGATTGCTAAATTGCGTGGTCAAATTGAAGTCTTGACCAATGATTTAACCAACGCTCAACGCCGCCAGCAAGATTTTTATGTGGACTTAGATAATCGGCTGCGCAAGATCGAACCTAAGAAGATGACTGTAGACGGCAAGGAATCGACCGTAGAGGTCAATGAGCAGCGCTCCTATGACGCTGCTATGGCTTTGTTTAAGGCGGCTGACTACAAGAGCGCTAGCGCTGCGTTTTCGGCGTTTGTGGTGAATTATCCGCTGTCCGCCTATGCTGGCGCGGCGCAATACTGGCTGGGAAACTCCTACTATGCGCAACGCGATTGCAAAAACACCATCACGGCCCTACAGCCTATGCTGAAGTCTCTTCCTGATCACCCTAAGACGCCGGATGCCATGCTCAATATTGCCGCTTGCCAGCTAGAGCTAAAAGACAAGCCCGCGAATAAGAAAACTTTAGAGGCCATCATCGCTCATTATCCAGATTCGGAAGCCGCGCAAGCGGCCAAGAGTCGCTTGGCTGCAGGAAAATAA
- a CDS encoding class I SAM-dependent methyltransferase, protein MKHKPESQAKRVAVKTEQENAVQEKHEIRPGQSLELLKELHILTRDGKMNQDSRRKLKQVYHLYQFIEPLLQQVRASHGSVSVVDHGAGKSYLGFILYDLFFKALNDGGASRIYGIETRDELVQKSRELAQKLEFPGMSFLNLSVADSTSSSALPDQIDIVTALHACNTATDDAIEFALKKKAKFMVLVPCCQAEVAAELRKGKGEVLKNNPMSEMWRHPIHTREFGSQITNVLRCLQLEAHGYQVRVTELVGWEHSMKNELIIAEYKAQPLKRAAERLNQVLTSTGLESLSSRFFTP, encoded by the coding sequence ATGAAACACAAGCCAGAAAGCCAAGCCAAGCGGGTAGCAGTGAAAACGGAGCAGGAAAATGCAGTGCAGGAAAAACACGAAATCCGTCCAGGCCAATCGCTAGAGCTACTTAAAGAACTACATATCCTGACACGTGACGGCAAGATGAATCAGGATAGCCGGCGCAAACTTAAGCAGGTCTATCATCTGTATCAATTCATCGAGCCCTTGTTGCAACAGGTGCGAGCTAGTCATGGTTCCGTCAGTGTGGTCGATCATGGTGCTGGTAAATCTTACCTCGGCTTTATTTTGTATGACCTGTTTTTCAAGGCGCTCAATGATGGTGGCGCTTCGCGGATTTACGGCATAGAAACTCGTGACGAACTGGTGCAAAAGTCGCGCGAGCTCGCGCAAAAACTTGAATTTCCAGGCATGTCGTTTCTTAATTTATCGGTGGCTGATTCGACTTCCTCAAGTGCCTTACCTGATCAGATCGATATAGTCACGGCCCTGCATGCCTGCAATACTGCGACCGATGATGCGATAGAATTTGCCTTGAAAAAGAAGGCGAAATTTATGGTTCTGGTGCCCTGCTGCCAGGCTGAAGTAGCGGCCGAATTGCGCAAGGGTAAAGGCGAGGTGCTCAAAAATAATCCTATGTCCGAAATGTGGCGCCATCCGATACATACCCGCGAATTTGGTAGTCAGATCACCAATGTGCTGCGCTGTCTGCAATTAGAGGCGCATGGTTATCAGGTGCGCGTGACCGAACTGGTAGGTTGGGAACATTCTATGAAGAATGAACTAATCATCGCTGAATACAAGGCGCAGCCGCTTAAGCGTGCCGCCGAACGCCTGAATCAAGTCTTGACGAGCACCGGTTTGGAAAGTCTAAGCAGTCGATTTTTTACGCCCTGA
- a CDS encoding Ppx/GppA phosphatase family protein has protein sequence MFAAVDLGSNSFRLHIGHHDGDVIRVVKSARDPIRLAAGLDAEGNLSPAAIQSAVTCLARFREILNAYPIVGVRVVATNTVRIAKNAGALLPAAEAAIGYPIEVISGLEEGRLIYMGVSNSIAIPGERRLVLDIGGGSTEVILGRGHEIVKVESFAIGTVKHSASFFPDGHISEAGFDAAILSARSMFEDAAPPYQPVHWRSAYGSSGTMRAISDAIHKNGLGDGSITLKNLNSLRRYCEQTGHISELELNGIKPERVAMVVGGLAILIGLLEEFNIQVLHPIEAGLRMGVMWDMYLRSTKRDRREQSVHTVASLFHADMSRANRVAEMVRSLYAQLKPSSDAYTRHLYWSALMHEVGMVVSHTSYHKHGAYMVENADMAGFTTREQRTMSKLILSQKGNLRKISDGFSDLDFAKAVLALRLAVTLMHSRVELDYADLRLKMKSKIELEIRQDWVSLHPTVAFWLQKEIECWREVGVEFLVKANV, from the coding sequence ATGTTTGCTGCCGTAGATCTTGGTTCTAATAGTTTTCGTTTGCACATCGGCCACCATGATGGTGATGTGATCAGGGTGGTAAAAAGTGCGCGTGATCCGATTCGCCTTGCTGCCGGTCTGGATGCCGAGGGTAATTTAAGTCCAGCCGCAATCCAAAGTGCGGTCACTTGCCTGGCGCGCTTTCGCGAAATTCTTAATGCCTATCCTATCGTCGGGGTACGTGTGGTTGCTACCAATACCGTGCGTATCGCCAAGAACGCCGGTGCGCTGTTGCCCGCCGCCGAAGCTGCCATAGGCTATCCTATCGAGGTGATCTCTGGACTGGAAGAGGGGCGCCTGATTTACATGGGCGTGTCTAACTCGATTGCGATCCCGGGCGAGCGCAGACTGGTACTTGATATCGGCGGCGGCTCTACCGAAGTGATCTTGGGGCGTGGCCATGAAATTGTTAAAGTAGAGTCTTTTGCGATTGGTACGGTTAAGCATAGCGCCAGTTTTTTCCCTGATGGACATATCTCCGAGGCCGGCTTTGATGCCGCGATACTGTCGGCGCGCTCGATGTTTGAAGATGCCGCGCCACCGTATCAGCCCGTGCATTGGCGTAGCGCCTACGGCTCATCTGGAACGATGCGCGCGATCTCCGATGCGATTCATAAAAACGGTCTGGGCGATGGCAGCATTACTCTGAAAAATCTAAATTCACTACGCCGCTATTGTGAGCAAACCGGGCATATCAGCGAGCTAGAACTGAACGGCATCAAACCGGAACGGGTGGCCATGGTGGTCGGTGGTTTAGCGATATTGATAGGTCTGTTGGAAGAATTTAATATCCAGGTTTTGCATCCGATTGAAGCCGGCTTGCGTATGGGCGTGATGTGGGACATGTACCTACGCTCGACTAAGCGCGATCGCCGTGAGCAATCTGTGCACACGGTCGCCAGCCTGTTTCATGCTGATATGTCGCGCGCCAATCGGGTTGCTGAAATGGTGCGTTCCTTGTACGCGCAACTCAAGCCTAGCTCAGACGCTTACACGCGCCATCTGTATTGGAGTGCCTTGATGCACGAGGTCGGTATGGTGGTCTCACATACCAGTTATCACAAACATGGCGCCTACATGGTAGAGAATGCCGACATGGCGGGCTTTACTACACGTGAGCAGCGCACCATGAGTAAGCTGATCCTGAGCCAGAAAGGTAATCTCAGAAAAATCAGCGATGGTTTTTCTGATCTCGATTTTGCCAAGGCAGTGCTGGCATTACGTTTGGCTGTGACCCTGATGCACTCCCGCGTAGAGCTTGATTATGCCGATTTGCGCTTAAAGATGAAAAGCAAAATTGAACTTGAGATACGACAGGACTGGGTCAGCCTACATCCTACCGTGGCGTTCTGGCTGCAAAAAGAAATCGAATGCTGGCGCGAAGTCGGTGTCGAATTTCTGGTGAAGGCCAACGTTTAA